Below is a genomic region from Trichoderma asperellum chromosome 2, complete sequence.
GTGTACTCAGTATGGGACATGCTGCGCTACAACCGCGCCCGCCGCGCCGAATGGATAGAGGCCCAGAAGAAGTTCGAGGCCGACGAGCTCGCCACCGCCCGTATCGCCTACCTCAAGGGCGACGCCACAGAAGAGCAGATCCTTCTCGTCGAGGAGGCCAACCGAGAAGCCGAGGAGAAAGGCATCAAGCTGCCGTCCCTCCTGTCCCCGCCCGAGCACCGAACGCATTTCGAGGAGCACGTCAAGTCTGCCTTTGAGGGCGGCCAGCAGGTGACGGAGAGCAAGGGCAAGGGTATCCTGGGCTACATCTGGGGAGGCAGTGACAGCAAGAAGAACGAGGCGAGCACCACCGCTTCTAGTGCTGTTCAGTCAGCGTgggagcaagagaaagagaatcaGCTAAATGTCCCTGCCCTGGAAACCGGAAGCTCCTCTACGGAATCTAAGAAGAAGGGCTGGTGGTGAGCTACATATAAAGCgataacaaaaaaaggtgggcgagagagggagggaaaacGTAAAATTATGTCATATATCACTTGGGTAAGGAGGGCAGCAGCCCGTGTATCATAACTGCATGGCTTGCACTAGATGGAGTTGGGAGTCATTTTTGTTGTATGTATTATATAAGGAGATACACCTCCCAACTACTATATCATATGCATCTGAATCTGTTGGACACGCAGAACTAACAAAGAGATGTATTGTACTTTAAGAGGAAACTAAAAAGTAAacatttatatttatatgtaTAAGGAGAGTGT
It encodes:
- a CDS encoding uncharacterized protein (EggNog:ENOG41~TransMembrane:1 (o84-105i)), whose product is MASRMGSRSVKDATRFTSTIPHATSKSATSAAAAPRTMRIPGETPEQRVKRLRQAHLAAQKAQISRTDRVIDASRRFFDVAHRWTVGGLVMFSVVAGVVSVYSVWDMLRYNRARRAEWIEAQKKFEADELATARIAYLKGDATEEQILLVEEANREAEEKGIKLPSLLSPPEHRTHFEEHVKSAFEGGQQVTESKGKGILGYIWGGSDSKKNEASTTASSAVQSAWEQEKENQLNVPALETGSSSTESKKKGWW